A section of the Rhizobium sp. BG4 genome encodes:
- a CDS encoding MFS transporter, whose product MPLALFALTVAAYAIGTTEFVIVGLLPTVAQDLHITLPLAGLIVSVYALGVTFGAPILTALTGRIERKPLLLGLMALFIVGNTLAALSPGYAPLLVARVLSAFAHGVFFSVGSTIAADLVPENRRASAIAMMFMGLTVAIVTGVPLGTFIGQTFGWRATFAAVAGLGVIAFAAIAVLLPSTLSKAEPATLRQQAGVLGSGRLLIVFAMTALGYGGTFVAFTFLASILQEVTGFSASSVSLILVLYGLAIAAGNIVGGRIANRDPVAALTWLFLAQAAVLLLFSFTAVSPRLTIPTLAALGFLSFANVPGLQLYVVQLAKQVRPAAVDVASAMNIAAFNLGIALGAWIGGLVVESRLGLQATPWVGAILVAGALLLTLRSAALDRREAQPLAEPLRKAA is encoded by the coding sequence ATGCCCCTTGCTCTTTTTGCGCTCACGGTCGCGGCCTATGCGATCGGAACAACGGAATTCGTGATCGTCGGCCTGCTGCCGACCGTTGCGCAGGACCTTCACATCACCCTGCCGCTCGCCGGCTTGATCGTCAGCGTCTATGCGCTCGGCGTGACCTTCGGTGCGCCCATTCTGACGGCGCTGACCGGGCGTATCGAGCGCAAGCCGCTGCTGCTCGGCCTGATGGCGCTCTTCATCGTCGGTAACACGCTGGCGGCGCTCAGCCCCGGCTACGCGCCGCTGCTCGTCGCCCGCGTGCTCTCTGCCTTTGCCCATGGCGTGTTCTTCTCGGTGGGCTCGACCATCGCTGCCGATCTCGTGCCGGAGAACCGCCGTGCATCGGCAATCGCCATGATGTTCATGGGGCTGACGGTGGCAATCGTCACCGGCGTTCCGCTCGGCACCTTCATCGGTCAGACCTTCGGCTGGCGCGCCACCTTTGCCGCCGTCGCCGGTCTCGGCGTCATCGCCTTTGCCGCGATCGCCGTTCTCTTACCGTCGACGCTCAGCAAGGCCGAACCGGCGACGCTGCGCCAGCAGGCTGGCGTGCTCGGCAGCGGCAGACTGCTGATCGTCTTTGCCATGACGGCGCTCGGCTATGGCGGCACCTTCGTTGCCTTCACCTTCCTCGCGTCGATCCTGCAGGAAGTCACTGGCTTCTCGGCTTCCTCGGTAAGCCTCATCCTGGTGCTCTATGGCCTGGCGATCGCGGCGGGCAATATTGTCGGCGGCCGGATTGCCAATCGCGACCCGGTGGCGGCGCTGACCTGGCTGTTCTTGGCGCAGGCTGCCGTGCTCCTGCTCTTCAGCTTCACGGCTGTGTCGCCTAGGCTGACGATCCCGACGCTTGCTGCCCTCGGCTTCCTGTCCTTCGCCAATGTTCCCGGCCTGCAGCTCTATGTCGTCCAGCTCGCCAAGCAGGTGCGCCCGGCCGCAGTCGACGTCGCCTCGGCCATGAACATCGCGGCCTTCAATCTCGGGATCGCCCTAGGTGCCTGGATCGGCGGTCTGGTCGTCGAGTCTCGCCTCGGCCTGCAGGCAACGCCATGGGTCGGCGCGATCCTGGTTGCCGGTGCGCTGCTCCTGACGCTGCGGAGCGCCGCTCTCGATCGCCGCGAGGCGCAACCGCTTGCGGAGCCGCTGCGGAAGGCAGCCTGA
- a CDS encoding metalloregulator ArsR/SmtB family transcription factor: MSSESQNDPVFKALAHHRRREILDLLKDGPRTTGMLCESFPEMDRCTVMQHLKVLEEADLVMAKKEGRERWNHLNSLPIKQIYDRWISAYAGHSLSIIDRLRTDLED; the protein is encoded by the coding sequence ATGTCAAGCGAATCGCAAAACGACCCGGTTTTCAAGGCCCTTGCCCATCATCGCCGCCGCGAGATCCTGGATCTGCTGAAGGATGGCCCGCGCACGACGGGCATGCTCTGCGAGAGCTTTCCCGAAATGGACCGCTGCACCGTGATGCAGCACCTGAAGGTTCTGGAAGAGGCCGATCTGGTGATGGCCAAGAAAGAAGGCCGCGAGCGCTGGAACCATCTCAACAGCCTGCCGATCAAGCAGATCTACGACCGCTGGATCAGCGCCTATGCCGGCCACTCACTCTCGATCATCGATCGCCTCAGGACCGATCTCGAGGACTAA
- the gnd gene encoding phosphogluconate dehydrogenase (NAD(+)-dependent, decarboxylating): protein MQLGMVGLGRMGSYMVQRLMRDGHECVVYDAKAESVADLTGKGAVGSSSLEEFVSKLSRPRAIWLMLPAAITDKVIAQLVPLLHDDDIIIDGGNSYYHDDIRRGAELITKGIHYVDVGTSGGVFGLERGYCLMIGGEKGIVQSLSPIFASLAPGVGDVKPSENRTAAEHSTAEQGYLHCGPHGAGHFVKMVHNGIEYGLMAAYAEGFNILKNANIGAATHEADAETAPLAHPEYYRYDFNLQDVAEVWRRGSVITSWLLDLTSDALHADPALAKYAGRVSDSGEGRWTIMAAIDESVPTPVLSAALYGRFSSRDQDEFANKVLSAMRAGFGGHVEKPKG, encoded by the coding sequence ATGCAGCTTGGCATGGTTGGTTTGGGCCGTATGGGCAGCTACATGGTCCAGCGCTTGATGCGGGATGGCCATGAATGCGTGGTCTATGATGCGAAAGCGGAAAGCGTTGCCGACCTTACGGGCAAGGGCGCCGTCGGCAGCAGCTCGCTCGAAGAGTTCGTTTCGAAGCTGTCGCGGCCGCGTGCCATCTGGCTGATGCTGCCGGCCGCCATCACCGACAAGGTGATCGCCCAGCTCGTGCCGCTGCTGCACGATGACGACATCATCATCGATGGTGGCAATTCCTATTATCACGACGATATCCGCCGCGGCGCTGAACTGATCACCAAGGGCATCCATTATGTCGACGTCGGCACCAGCGGCGGCGTCTTCGGCCTCGAGCGCGGCTATTGCCTGATGATCGGCGGCGAGAAGGGTATCGTCCAGTCGCTGTCGCCGATCTTTGCTTCGCTGGCACCTGGGGTTGGCGACGTGAAGCCGTCGGAAAACCGTACCGCAGCCGAGCACAGCACGGCCGAGCAGGGCTACCTGCATTGCGGCCCGCATGGCGCCGGCCACTTCGTCAAGATGGTGCATAACGGCATCGAATACGGCCTGATGGCCGCCTATGCCGAGGGCTTCAACATCCTGAAGAACGCCAATATCGGCGCTGCCACCCATGAGGCGGATGCCGAAACAGCGCCGCTCGCCCATCCGGAATATTACCGCTACGACTTCAATCTGCAGGATGTCGCCGAAGTCTGGCGCCGCGGCAGCGTCATCACCTCCTGGCTGCTCGATCTAACCTCCGACGCGCTGCATGCCGATCCCGCGCTCGCCAAATATGCCGGCCGCGTCTCGGATTCCGGCGAAGGCCGCTGGACGATCATGGCGGCGATCGACGAAAGCGTGCCGACGCCGGTGCTGAGTGCCGCGCTCTACGGCCGCTTCTCCTCGCGCGATCAGGACGAGTTCGCCAACAAGGTGCTCTCGGCGATGCGCGCCGGCTTCGGCGGTCACGTCGAAAAGCCGAAGGGCTGA
- the mprF gene encoding bifunctional lysylphosphatidylglycerol flippase/synthetase MprF, translated as MASQNSLEEMESEEAGGFRGFLRRYRTQLVAAATLVLFCMVGYAIMQLTDEVRYDDVVEALADTRVSSILLALLFTGLSFFALIFYDLNAIDYIGKKLPFPHVALTAFSAYAVGNTAGFGALSGGAIRYRAYSRLGLTPEDIGRVIAFVTLSFGLGLASVAAIALMIIADEIGPLINTNALLLRIIAGAILAALAFVVYLGRDGRAVNLGPIAVRLPDSRTWSRQFLVTAFDIAASATVLYVLLPQTAISWPVFLAVYAIAVGLGVLSHVPAGLGVFETVIIASLGSAVNIDAVLGSLVLYRLIYHVLPLLIAVLAVSLTELRRFVDHPAASSIRRIGGRLTPQLLSAFALILGVMLIFSSVTPTPDENLEFLANYLPLPIVEGAHFLSSLFGLALVVAARGLGQRLDGAWLVSVVSAVLALALSLLKAIALVEAIFLAILIFSLFVSRRLFTRHASLLNQTLTAAWLMAIAVICVGAVVILLFVYRDVEYSNELWWQFEFAAEAPRGLRAVLGITIISSAIAIFSLLRPATFRPEPATEEALQRAVDIVKAQDYADANLVRMADKSIMFSEKGDAFIMYGRQGRSWIALFDPVGERHAIPELVWSFVEAARAAGCRAVFYQISPGLLSHCADAGLRAFKLGELAVADLGAFEMKGGKWANLRQTASRAQRDGLSFEVVPADGVPAILGDLSVVSSSWLEDHNAKEKGFSLGAFEPDYVNSQPVGVLKKDGKIVAFANILVTETKSEGTIDLMRFSPEAPKGSMDFLFVQIMEYLRAEGYKHFNLGMAPLSGMSKRETAPVWDRIGSTVFEHGERFYNFKGLRAFKSKFHPHWQPRYLAVSGGGNPMIALMDATFLIGGGLKGVVRK; from the coding sequence ATGGCGAGTCAGAACAGTCTGGAAGAGATGGAAAGCGAAGAGGCCGGTGGGTTTCGCGGCTTTCTCCGGCGATATCGCACGCAGCTCGTGGCAGCCGCGACGCTGGTCCTGTTCTGCATGGTCGGCTATGCCATCATGCAGCTTACGGATGAAGTCCGCTATGACGACGTCGTCGAAGCGCTTGCCGATACCCGCGTCAGTTCGATCCTGCTCGCGCTTCTTTTCACCGGTCTCAGCTTCTTCGCGCTGATCTTCTATGATCTGAACGCCATCGATTATATCGGCAAGAAGCTGCCCTTTCCGCATGTGGCGCTGACGGCCTTCAGCGCCTATGCGGTCGGCAACACCGCCGGCTTCGGCGCGCTCAGCGGCGGCGCGATCCGTTATCGCGCCTATTCACGCCTCGGCCTGACGCCCGAAGATATCGGCCGCGTCATCGCCTTCGTGACGCTGTCTTTCGGTCTCGGTCTTGCCAGCGTCGCGGCAATCGCGCTGATGATCATCGCCGATGAAATCGGGCCGCTGATCAACACCAATGCGCTGCTGCTGCGCATCATCGCCGGTGCAATCCTCGCCGCACTTGCTTTCGTGGTCTATCTCGGTCGCGATGGCCGGGCGGTCAATCTCGGCCCGATCGCCGTCCGCCTGCCGGATTCGCGCACTTGGTCGCGCCAGTTCCTCGTCACCGCCTTCGATATCGCGGCGTCGGCGACCGTGCTCTACGTTCTCCTGCCGCAGACGGCGATCAGCTGGCCGGTGTTTCTGGCGGTCTATGCGATTGCCGTCGGTCTCGGCGTTCTCAGCCACGTTCCGGCCGGTCTCGGCGTTTTCGAAACCGTCATTATCGCCTCGCTCGGCAGCGCGGTGAATATCGATGCGGTTCTCGGTTCGCTGGTTCTCTATCGCCTGATCTATCATGTGCTGCCGCTGCTGATTGCGGTGCTTGCGGTATCGCTGACCGAGCTTCGCCGCTTCGTCGATCATCCGGCCGCATCGAGCATCCGTCGCATCGGCGGGCGCCTGACGCCGCAGCTGTTGTCGGCCTTTGCGCTGATCCTCGGCGTCATGCTGATCTTCTCGAGCGTCACGCCGACGCCAGACGAAAACCTCGAATTCCTGGCCAACTATCTGCCGCTGCCGATCGTCGAAGGCGCGCATTTCCTGTCGAGCCTGTTCGGCCTGGCGCTCGTTGTCGCCGCCCGCGGTCTTGGCCAGCGTCTCGATGGTGCCTGGCTGGTCTCGGTGGTCTCGGCCGTGCTGGCGCTGGCGCTGTCGCTCCTGAAGGCGATCGCGCTTGTCGAGGCGATCTTCCTGGCGATCCTGATCTTCAGCCTGTTCGTCAGCCGCCGGCTCTTCACCCGCCATGCCTCGCTCCTGAACCAGACGCTGACGGCGGCCTGGCTGATGGCGATTGCCGTCATCTGTGTCGGCGCGGTCGTCATCCTGCTCTTCGTCTATCGCGACGTCGAGTACAGCAACGAGCTCTGGTGGCAGTTCGAATTTGCCGCCGAAGCGCCGCGCGGCCTGCGCGCCGTGCTCGGCATCACCATCATCTCCTCGGCGATCGCGATCTTCAGCCTGCTGCGCCCGGCGACCTTCCGGCCGGAACCGGCGACAGAAGAGGCGCTGCAGCGCGCCGTCGATATCGTCAAGGCGCAGGACTATGCCGACGCCAATCTCGTTCGCATGGCCGACAAGAGCATCATGTTCTCCGAGAAGGGCGATGCTTTCATCATGTACGGCCGCCAGGGCCGCTCCTGGATCGCGCTGTTCGATCCGGTCGGCGAGCGGCATGCGATCCCGGAACTCGTCTGGAGCTTTGTGGAGGCGGCGCGCGCCGCGGGCTGCCGCGCGGTGTTCTACCAGATCTCTCCGGGGCTGCTGTCGCACTGCGCCGATGCGGGCCTGCGGGCCTTCAAGCTCGGCGAGCTCGCCGTTGCCGATCTCGGGGCCTTCGAGATGAAGGGCGGCAAGTGGGCGAACCTTCGCCAGACGGCAAGCCGCGCCCAGCGCGATGGCCTGAGCTTCGAGGTCGTTCCCGCCGACGGCGTACCGGCCATTCTCGGCGATCTCTCGGTGGTCTCCAGCTCCTGGCTCGAAGACCACAATGCCAAGGAGAAGGGCTTCTCGCTCGGCGCTTTCGAGCCCGACTATGTCAATTCGCAGCCGGTCGGCGTGTTGAAGAAGGACGGCAAGATCGTCGCCTTCGCCAATATCCTCGTTACCGAAACCAAATCCGAGGGCACGATCGACCTGATGCGCTTCTCGCCGGAAGCGCCGAAGGGCTCGATGGACTTCCTCTTCGTACAGATCATGGAATATCTCAGAGCCGAGGGCTACAAGCACTTCAACCTCGGCATGGCACCGCTTTCGGGCATGTCGAAGCGCGAAACGGCTCCGGTCTGGGACCGTATCGGCAGCACCGTCTTCGAGCACGGCGAGCGCTTCTACAATTTCAAAGGCCTTCGGGCATTCAAATCAAAGTTTCATCCGCACTGGCAACCGCGCTATCTTGCGGTTTCAGGAGGGGGCAATCCGATGATCGCGTTGATGGATGCGACCTTTCTCATCGGCGGCGGATTGAAGGGAGTCGTCAGGAAATGA
- a CDS encoding mechanosensitive ion channel family protein: MLFWLALLTLGPIATQAQSPAQPPAATTPMPPDKVRQMMELMQAPEVQSWMASQMKTAPAGTAAADDGQMSVLSGLLGHARRHVEMVSHAAMELPAEIETADGIVDREVEPAGAGWVVVEVLTLLLAGTLAELLFRAVTPRPRVRRADTEEPAALHHAGANIFYRVIPAIVFAIATMIPLLAFNWPPVSQSMAIAVAVALIAARFTISIGRMLVVLVTLARADGERDVSRAKALFWFRRAAVFGIYFAFGWAVIQVMEPLGFSPGSRYFVAYILGIGLFLIAVEAVWSRPSDGSRHSTAVAWALTIYFLALWILWVTGFNWLLWLGIYALLLPKVLSVATAAVRALHQAEAGFLANRRIATVLLDRGVRALIIAAAAIWIGKVMGVGADTMAAGETMTDRIARGVIGGIVVLLAADLLWHLVKAYIDGKLLDQPLDSAASDEEKARRARLQTLLPIFRNIIAVVIAVIAILMVLSGLGIEIAPLIAGAGVVGVAVGFGAQTIVKDVISGMFYLWDDAFRVGEYIESGSHKGVVEAFSLRSVKLRHHRGPLTTVPFGELGAVKNLNRDWTIDKISLNVTYDTDLVKAKKVIKQIGQSLLENPEFGPHIIETLKMKGVEQFGEFAIEIRLSMMTKPGEQFVIRRNALAMIRNAFKENGIEFAVPTVQVAGEGRDPEAMAAAARYAAQARAGGEPAA; the protein is encoded by the coding sequence CTGCTGTTTTGGCTCGCGCTTCTGACGCTCGGGCCAATCGCCACTCAGGCCCAAAGCCCCGCGCAGCCGCCAGCCGCCACCACCCCCATGCCGCCGGACAAGGTGCGGCAGATGATGGAGCTGATGCAGGCGCCCGAAGTGCAGAGCTGGATGGCGTCGCAGATGAAGACGGCACCGGCGGGCACGGCTGCGGCAGACGACGGGCAGATGTCGGTTCTCTCGGGCCTGCTCGGCCATGCGCGCCGCCATGTCGAGATGGTCTCGCATGCGGCGATGGAGCTGCCGGCGGAAATCGAAACGGCCGATGGCATCGTCGATCGCGAGGTCGAGCCGGCCGGCGCCGGTTGGGTCGTCGTCGAGGTGCTGACGCTGCTTCTCGCCGGTACGCTTGCCGAACTGCTGTTCCGGGCGGTGACGCCCCGGCCGCGGGTGCGCCGGGCCGATACGGAAGAACCGGCGGCACTGCATCATGCGGGCGCCAATATCTTCTACCGTGTCATTCCGGCGATCGTCTTTGCCATCGCAACGATGATCCCGTTGCTCGCCTTCAACTGGCCGCCGGTCAGCCAGTCAATGGCGATCGCCGTTGCCGTCGCGCTGATCGCGGCGCGGTTCACGATCTCGATCGGCCGTATGCTGGTCGTCTTGGTGACGCTGGCGCGGGCCGATGGCGAGCGGGATGTCTCGCGGGCCAAGGCGCTGTTCTGGTTCCGCCGCGCCGCCGTGTTCGGCATCTATTTCGCTTTCGGCTGGGCCGTCATTCAGGTGATGGAGCCGCTCGGCTTCTCGCCGGGCTCACGCTATTTCGTCGCCTATATCCTCGGCATTGGCCTGTTCCTGATCGCTGTCGAAGCGGTCTGGTCGCGCCCGTCGGATGGGTCCCGCCACAGTACTGCGGTGGCCTGGGCTCTGACGATCTATTTCCTGGCGCTCTGGATATTGTGGGTAACCGGGTTCAACTGGCTGCTCTGGCTCGGCATCTATGCGCTGCTGCTGCCGAAGGTTCTGTCGGTCGCGACGGCTGCCGTGCGCGCGCTGCATCAGGCCGAAGCCGGTTTCCTTGCCAATCGCCGCATCGCCACCGTGCTGCTCGATCGCGGCGTGCGTGCGTTGATCATTGCCGCGGCGGCGATCTGGATCGGTAAGGTCATGGGCGTCGGCGCCGATACGATGGCGGCCGGTGAAACGATGACCGACCGCATCGCCCGCGGCGTCATCGGCGGCATCGTCGTGCTGCTTGCGGCCGATCTGCTCTGGCATCTGGTCAAGGCCTATATCGACGGCAAGCTTCTCGATCAGCCGCTGGATAGCGCTGCATCGGATGAGGAGAAGGCCAGACGCGCTCGTCTGCAGACGCTACTGCCGATCTTCCGCAACATCATCGCCGTCGTCATTGCCGTCATCGCCATCCTGATGGTGCTGTCGGGGCTTGGTATCGAGATCGCGCCGTTGATTGCCGGTGCCGGCGTTGTCGGCGTTGCCGTCGGCTTCGGGGCGCAGACGATCGTCAAGGATGTGATCAGCGGCATGTTCTATCTGTGGGACGATGCCTTCCGCGTCGGCGAATATATCGAGAGCGGCAGCCACAAGGGCGTCGTCGAGGCCTTCAGCCTGCGCTCGGTGAAGCTGCGCCATCATCGCGGGCCGCTGACCACCGTGCCCTTCGGCGAACTCGGCGCCGTCAAGAACCTCAACCGCGATTGGACGATCGACAAGATCAGCCTGAACGTCACCTATGACACCGATCTGGTGAAGGCCAAGAAGGTGATCAAGCAGATCGGCCAGTCGCTGCTCGAAAACCCGGAATTCGGGCCGCATATCATCGAGACCCTGAAGATGAAGGGCGTCGAGCAGTTCGGCGAGTTCGCGATCGAGATCCGGTTGTCGATGATGACGAAGCCCGGCGAACAGTTCGTCATCCGCCGCAATGCGCTGGCGATGATCCGCAACGCCTTCAAGGAAAACGGCATCGAATTCGCCGTTCCGACCGTCCAGGTGGCGGGCGAGGGGCGCGATCCGGAAGCGATGGCAGCCGCCGCGCGCTATGCGGCGCAGGCCCGTGCGGGAGGCGAGCCGGCTGCCTGA
- a CDS encoding cellulose synthase catalytic subunit, whose product MSPEVVTLSDAILFSLITLALILCCALLLDSRKGKDRVLFGTILILMLANYVYFRVTTTLPDFDWSAYALWPRIYLAFEAVVILYTLLSIVFFFRRTDHTGAADASEAMISAMGKPPAVDIFICTYNEDVTILERTILAAKAIDYGNFTIWILDDGRRQWLRDYCAELGVRYLTRDDNKGAKGGNINNAIRWSKQITDAPFILILDADFAPQRAILKRIIGQFVDPEIGLIQTPQFYYNADPVQHNLLASKAWVDDQRIFFDVMQPSKDGWGAAFCVGTSCVVRRDALELIGGMPEETVTEDIHLTYRLMQKGLRTRWLNERLSVGLSAESLSGYITQRCRWCLGTIQVALLRDGPFFGRGYTAMQRLHYFHGLLFWFCRPFMLLLMAAPILFYFLGLPAILMEPEAFFLYALPMVGAMWTFHAWVSGWRSLPLFTEVSQMVSAIPITIAICHAIAHPFGRPFKVTAKGEDRTRVDILYPIATTFALIIILTFTGMLNGPLLSNYSGLDSFSVAWGMVVMVYAFVSMLVCIELPREPLDAIRFPLGRKTAMTCNGQAFPCTVDTLSLTQAEISLQQKRMTAGSRIGDLLLFSPFPGFDVAGRIERVDQNRSVFTVSIVAVKERRESEEIHAHPAIVRRKMIQRLYSEMPEAMPGRAYPLAAMGALFNRMFQKPSAYAGKTRTAANTVAVRRSRWRPSPGGVIAGGAKALPAPARGLMPPAAE is encoded by the coding sequence ATGTCCCCAGAAGTAGTCACGCTTTCGGATGCCATCCTGTTCTCACTGATCACGCTGGCGCTGATCCTCTGCTGCGCCCTGCTGCTCGACAGCCGCAAGGGCAAGGACCGCGTGCTCTTCGGCACCATCCTGATCCTGATGTTGGCAAACTACGTCTATTTCCGCGTGACGACGACGCTGCCGGATTTCGACTGGAGCGCCTATGCGCTCTGGCCACGCATCTACCTCGCCTTCGAGGCGGTCGTCATCCTCTATACGCTGCTGTCGATCGTCTTCTTCTTCCGCCGCACCGATCATACCGGTGCTGCCGACGCCAGCGAGGCGATGATTTCGGCGATGGGCAAGCCGCCGGCCGTCGACATCTTCATCTGCACCTATAATGAGGACGTCACCATTCTGGAGCGGACGATCCTCGCCGCCAAGGCGATCGACTACGGCAACTTCACCATCTGGATTCTCGACGACGGCCGCCGCCAGTGGCTGCGCGATTACTGCGCCGAGCTCGGTGTCCGCTATCTCACCCGCGACGACAACAAGGGCGCCAAGGGCGGCAATATCAACAATGCCATCCGCTGGTCGAAGCAGATCACCGACGCGCCATTTATCCTGATCCTCGATGCCGACTTTGCGCCGCAGCGCGCCATCCTGAAACGCATCATCGGCCAGTTCGTCGATCCCGAGATCGGCCTGATCCAGACGCCGCAATTCTATTACAACGCCGATCCCGTGCAGCATAACCTTCTGGCATCCAAGGCGTGGGTCGACGACCAGCGCATCTTCTTCGACGTCATGCAGCCTTCGAAAGACGGCTGGGGTGCCGCCTTCTGCGTCGGCACCTCCTGCGTCGTGCGGCGTGATGCGCTGGAGCTGATCGGCGGCATGCCGGAGGAGACAGTGACCGAGGACATCCACCTCACCTATCGCCTGATGCAGAAGGGCCTGCGAACCCGCTGGCTGAACGAGCGCCTCAGCGTCGGCCTCTCGGCGGAAAGCCTTTCCGGATACATCACCCAGCGCTGCCGCTGGTGCCTCGGCACCATCCAGGTCGCGCTGCTGCGCGACGGCCCGTTCTTCGGCCGCGGCTACACGGCGATGCAACGGCTGCATTATTTCCACGGCCTGCTCTTCTGGTTCTGCCGGCCATTCATGCTGCTCTTGATGGCGGCGCCGATCCTCTTCTACTTCCTCGGCCTGCCCGCCATCCTGATGGAACCCGAAGCCTTCTTCCTCTACGCGCTGCCGATGGTCGGCGCCATGTGGACCTTCCATGCCTGGGTCTCCGGCTGGCGCAGCCTGCCGCTCTTCACCGAGGTCTCGCAGATGGTCTCAGCGATCCCGATCACCATCGCCATCTGCCACGCGATCGCCCATCCCTTCGGGCGGCCGTTCAAGGTAACCGCCAAGGGCGAGGACCGCACCCGTGTCGACATCCTCTATCCGATCGCCACGACCTTCGCGCTGATCATCATCCTGACCTTCACGGGCATGCTGAACGGCCCGCTGCTCAGCAATTACAGCGGTCTCGACAGCTTCAGCGTCGCCTGGGGCATGGTTGTCATGGTCTATGCCTTCGTCTCGATGCTCGTTTGCATCGAGCTGCCGCGCGAGCCGCTGGATGCCATCCGCTTCCCACTCGGCCGCAAGACAGCGATGACCTGCAACGGCCAGGCGTTCCCCTGCACCGTCGATACGCTGTCGCTGACGCAGGCCGAGATCAGCCTGCAGCAGAAGCGGATGACCGCCGGCAGCCGCATCGGCGACCTGCTGCTGTTCTCGCCCTTCCCGGGCTTCGATGTCGCAGGCCGCATCGAGCGCGTCGATCAGAACCGCTCGGTCTTTACCGTCTCGATCGTTGCAGTGAAGGAACGGCGCGAGAGCGAGGAAATCCACGCGCATCCGGCGATCGTGCGGCGCAAGATGATCCAGCGGCTCTATAGCGAGATGCCGGAGGCGATGCCCGGCCGCGCCTATCCGCTGGCCGCCATGGGCGCCCTGTTCAACCGGATGTTCCAGAAGCCATCGGCCTATGCCGGAAAGACGCGAACGGCAGCCAATACGGTTGCCGTCCGCCGTTCGCGCTGGAGACCGTCACCGGGCGGCGTGATCGCCGGCGGCGCAAAGGCGCTGCCTGCACCCGCCCGCGGGCTCATGCCACCGGCCGCCGAATAG
- a CDS encoding SRPBCC domain-containing protein: protein MSLAIRVGGRVGRPAAEVFDAVVNPKKLSSYFTTIGGASAPLVKGTTVTWWKDAPVEVIDLVQDELIVLRWDGGTDADNVRYKTTVEMKFDALDDGGTMVTISENGWREDDPGRRGTYLNCEGWSNMLCCMKAFVEYGINLRDGMFLSEMRGVPAEAPDYEKLS from the coding sequence ATGTCCCTCGCAATTCGTGTCGGTGGCCGCGTTGGCCGCCCTGCGGCTGAGGTGTTCGATGCCGTCGTCAATCCCAAGAAGCTTTCGAGCTACTTCACGACGATCGGCGGAGCGAGCGCGCCGCTGGTGAAGGGTACGACGGTGACCTGGTGGAAGGATGCACCTGTCGAGGTCATCGATCTCGTGCAGGACGAGCTGATCGTGTTGCGCTGGGACGGCGGCACCGATGCCGACAATGTCCGCTACAAGACGACCGTCGAAATGAAGTTCGATGCGCTCGACGATGGTGGGACGATGGTGACGATTTCCGAGAACGGCTGGCGGGAGGACGATCCCGGCCGGCGCGGCACCTATCTCAACTGTGAAGGCTGGAGCAACATGCTCTGCTGCATGAAGGCCTTCGTCGAATACGGTATCAACCTGCGCGACGGCATGTTCCTCAGCGAGATGCGAGGCGTGCCGGCCGAAGCCCCGGATTATGAGAAGCTGTCATGA